From one Catenuloplanes nepalensis genomic stretch:
- a CDS encoding GntR family transcriptional regulator translates to MDDSSSSTALVDETAAAIRARIMSGEIPIGAQLRQAELAKTLGVSRTPVREALRQLQTGGLIEVVPNRGAVVRVPAPWEVREAYEVRAELEGLACERAVRRLTRDSLKELRDTNELLRPGDAPPNPASHAANDRFHTLIHQIAGNERLAKVIKEINEAFPRNVSALVLQEHPRHRDDNFAEHERILAALAEDDAETARREMLAHVLSAGEQLARWYERRSATVFKG, encoded by the coding sequence ATGGACGATTCCTCCAGCAGTACCGCTCTCGTCGACGAGACCGCCGCCGCGATCCGCGCGCGGATCATGTCCGGCGAGATCCCGATCGGCGCGCAACTGCGGCAGGCCGAGCTGGCCAAGACGCTCGGCGTCAGCCGCACGCCGGTCCGCGAGGCGCTGCGCCAGCTGCAGACCGGCGGCCTGATCGAGGTCGTGCCGAACCGCGGCGCGGTCGTCCGCGTGCCGGCCCCGTGGGAGGTCCGCGAGGCATACGAGGTCCGGGCCGAGCTGGAGGGTCTGGCCTGCGAGCGCGCCGTGCGGCGGCTGACCCGGGACTCGCTGAAGGAGCTGCGCGACACGAACGAGCTGCTCCGGCCGGGCGACGCGCCGCCGAACCCGGCCTCGCACGCGGCGAACGACCGGTTCCACACGCTCATCCACCAGATCGCCGGCAACGAGCGGCTCGCCAAGGTGATCAAGGAGATAAACGAGGCGTTCCCGCGCAACGTCTCCGCGCTGGTGCTGCAGGAGCACCCGCGCCACCGGGACGACAACTTCGCCGAGCACGAGCGCATCCTGGCCGCGCTGGCCGAGGACGACGCCGAGACCGCGCGCCGCGAGATGCTCGCGCACGTGCTCAGCGCGGGCGAGCAGCTCGCCCGCTGGTACGAGCGCCGCTCCGCCACCGTCTTCAAGGGCTGA
- the solA gene encoding N-methyl-L-tryptophan oxidase, with protein MTGFDPVALRDATPGMRHARHFNAAGSALPSAAVLETVVAHLRLEATIGGYEAAEVARERHEEVYALAARLVGGAAEDIALTESATVAWHAAMDAIPFVPGDRILASASSYVSSAIHLFRLRETHGVIVQVLPCAPDGTVDLEALDKALRTPARLVTIAHVPTSSGLVEPVAEVAALANAAGVPLLLDAVQSLGQLPVDLAALGVDLAVGTGRKFLRGPRGTGLLYASPRIRELLRPARPDVRGAVWSSADGYEVKDGARRFETWETAHALRLGFGTALREALDLGVDAIHSYTSGLAGRLRDALATMPGVTLTDPAAAGGAIVTFVVKGEKPADTVRRLRTAGVHVTSIPDHHGQWDLGRRGLESVVRASVHVYNDESDISALTAALGKSVPALLPARGRADVIVVGAGVHGSATTWNLARRGVNVIQLDRFADGHHEGSSHGHIRMIRRAYPNPIWDDLVDRAYLAWSELSEAAGETLLTTTGGLYARPAADGTPGLRGPGCETVDAARAAEIFPGLRLGAEFTAVHDPAAGVLNAAATMRSLRSLSVAAGADRRTGVTVLGWEPDGDGVAVRTGDGVLRADRLVIAAGPWTGSLVPSLAELLRVVRIVNIHVGASDVPAVSAPALGPFSIEVPGVGLLYGLPAFGGDAMKIGLDHGPDDDPARPQTPVTAAEAAELLALARRFLPAADGDVVDSVSCRYTMAPRNRFAVGSLPATPQVLVAAACSGHGFKFGPALGAALADLALGKQRPELDFLAPGALGGAT; from the coding sequence GTGACGGGGTTTGATCCGGTTGCGCTGCGGGATGCGACGCCGGGGATGCGGCATGCGCGGCATTTCAATGCGGCCGGGTCGGCGCTGCCGAGTGCGGCCGTGCTGGAGACCGTGGTCGCTCACCTGCGGCTCGAGGCGACGATCGGCGGGTACGAGGCGGCGGAGGTCGCGCGGGAGCGGCACGAGGAGGTCTACGCGCTCGCGGCCCGGCTGGTCGGTGGCGCGGCGGAGGACATCGCGCTGACCGAGAGCGCGACCGTGGCGTGGCACGCCGCGATGGACGCGATCCCGTTCGTGCCGGGGGACCGGATCCTGGCGTCCGCGTCGAGCTACGTCAGCTCCGCGATCCACCTGTTCCGGCTGCGCGAGACGCACGGCGTGATCGTCCAGGTGCTGCCCTGCGCGCCGGACGGCACGGTCGACCTGGAGGCGCTGGACAAGGCGCTGCGCACGCCGGCCCGGCTGGTCACGATCGCGCACGTGCCGACGTCGTCCGGGCTGGTCGAGCCGGTCGCGGAGGTGGCGGCGCTGGCGAACGCGGCAGGCGTGCCGCTGCTGCTGGACGCGGTGCAGTCGCTCGGGCAGCTCCCGGTCGACCTGGCCGCGCTCGGCGTGGATCTCGCGGTCGGCACCGGACGGAAGTTCCTGCGCGGGCCGCGCGGCACCGGGCTGCTCTACGCGTCGCCGCGCATCCGCGAGCTGCTGCGCCCGGCCCGTCCGGACGTGCGCGGCGCGGTCTGGAGCAGCGCGGACGGCTACGAGGTGAAGGACGGCGCGCGGCGCTTCGAGACCTGGGAGACCGCGCACGCGCTGCGGCTCGGCTTCGGGACCGCGCTGCGCGAGGCGCTGGACCTGGGCGTGGACGCGATCCACTCGTACACGTCCGGGCTGGCCGGCCGCCTGCGGGACGCGCTGGCCACGATGCCGGGCGTGACGCTGACGGATCCGGCCGCGGCCGGCGGCGCGATCGTGACCTTCGTGGTGAAGGGCGAGAAACCCGCGGACACGGTACGGCGGCTGCGCACCGCCGGCGTCCACGTGACCTCGATACCGGACCACCACGGGCAGTGGGACCTCGGGCGCCGCGGCCTGGAGTCGGTCGTGCGCGCATCCGTGCACGTCTATAACGACGAATCCGATATTTCGGCTTTGACGGCTGCATTGGGGAAATCTGTGCCCGCTTTGCTCCCCGCACGGGGACGTGCCGATGTGATCGTGGTGGGCGCGGGCGTGCACGGCAGCGCGACCACCTGGAACCTCGCCCGGCGTGGCGTGAACGTGATCCAGCTGGACCGGTTCGCGGACGGGCATCACGAGGGCTCGTCGCACGGGCACATCCGGATGATCAGGCGCGCCTACCCGAATCCGATCTGGGACGACCTGGTCGACCGCGCCTATCTCGCCTGGTCGGAGCTGTCCGAGGCGGCCGGCGAGACGCTGCTGACCACGACCGGCGGGCTCTACGCGCGCCCGGCCGCGGACGGCACGCCCGGCCTGCGCGGACCCGGCTGCGAGACGGTGGACGCGGCGCGGGCCGCGGAGATCTTCCCGGGGCTGCGGCTCGGCGCCGAGTTCACCGCGGTGCACGACCCGGCCGCGGGCGTGCTGAACGCGGCGGCCACCATGCGGTCGCTGCGGTCGCTGAGCGTGGCCGCGGGCGCCGACCGGCGGACCGGCGTGACCGTGCTCGGGTGGGAGCCGGACGGTGACGGCGTCGCGGTGCGCACCGGCGACGGGGTGCTGCGCGCGGACCGGCTGGTGATCGCGGCCGGACCGTGGACCGGCTCGCTGGTCCCCTCGCTCGCGGAGCTGCTGCGCGTGGTCCGGATCGTCAACATCCACGTCGGCGCCTCGGACGTGCCGGCGGTGTCCGCGCCCGCGCTGGGTCCGTTCTCGATCGAGGTGCCGGGCGTGGGACTGCTCTACGGGCTGCCCGCGTTCGGCGGCGACGCGATGAAGATCGGGCTGGATCACGGGCCGGACGACGACCCGGCCCGGCCGCAGACGCCGGTGACCGCCGCGGAGGCCGCTGAGCTGCTGGCGCTTGCCCGCCGATTCCTGCCCGCGGCCGACGGGGACGTGGTCGACTCGGTGTCATGCCGCTACACGATGGCACCGCGCAACCGGTTCGCGGTGGGGTCGCTACCGGCCACGCCGCAGGTGCTGGTGGCGGCGGCGTGCTCCGGGCACGGCTTCAAGTTCGGGCCGGCTCTCGGCGCGGCACTGGCGGATCTGGCGCTCGGCAAGCAACGCCCGGAGCTGGACTTCCTGGCGCCGGGCGCACTCGGCGGGGCCACGTGA
- a CDS encoding aldehyde dehydrogenase family protein: MRELEPFLIDGEWISPGERETFPVTDPSNGDVLARVAQATDDDVNAAVSAAARAHADRRWSGLPPIERTRILSRIADLIEENLEELAVLETRDNGKPIERSRADTAFSARDFRHFAGAPGRLTGTVVPIDGGAHHVYTVREPVGVAALILPWNFPIMTAAHKLAPALAAGCTVVVKPAEQTPLTMLRLAALCERAGLPAGVLNVLTGDGRTGAALVAHPGVAKVSFTGSTEVGQRVMVSAAATTKRLTLELGGKSPNIVFADADLDAATTTAMRASFGHSGQMCTAGSRLLVQRSILDEMTSRLTAATLKVPVGNGLDGGISVGPLVSEEQRQIVLAYIEKGRAEGATVVAGGGVPDRPGYFVEPTLFTGVTNDMTIAREEIFGPVAGVIAFEDEEEALAIANDTGYGLAAGVWTRDLSRAHRMAARLHAGTVWVNTYNIFDPALSFGGVGDSGMGRDLGDEALHAFCESKGIVIAL, translated from the coding sequence ATGCGCGAACTCGAACCCTTCCTGATCGACGGCGAGTGGATCTCCCCGGGCGAGCGGGAGACGTTCCCGGTGACCGACCCGAGCAACGGCGACGTGCTGGCCCGCGTCGCCCAGGCCACGGACGACGACGTGAACGCGGCCGTCTCCGCTGCTGCGCGGGCGCATGCGGACCGCCGCTGGTCCGGGCTCCCGCCGATCGAGCGGACCCGGATCCTGAGCCGGATCGCGGACCTGATCGAGGAGAACCTGGAGGAGCTGGCCGTCCTGGAGACCCGGGACAACGGCAAGCCGATCGAGCGCTCCCGGGCCGACACCGCGTTCTCCGCCAGGGACTTCCGGCACTTCGCGGGCGCGCCCGGCCGGCTCACCGGCACGGTCGTGCCGATCGACGGCGGCGCGCACCACGTCTACACCGTGCGCGAGCCGGTCGGCGTGGCCGCGCTGATCCTGCCGTGGAACTTCCCGATCATGACGGCCGCGCACAAGCTGGCCCCGGCGCTCGCCGCCGGCTGCACCGTGGTGGTCAAGCCGGCCGAGCAGACGCCGCTGACCATGCTCCGGCTGGCCGCGCTCTGCGAGCGGGCGGGTCTGCCCGCGGGCGTGCTGAACGTGCTGACCGGTGACGGCCGCACCGGTGCCGCGCTGGTCGCACACCCGGGCGTGGCGAAGGTGTCGTTCACCGGCTCGACCGAGGTGGGCCAGCGGGTGATGGTCTCGGCCGCGGCCACCACCAAGCGGCTCACGCTGGAGCTGGGCGGCAAGAGCCCGAACATCGTGTTCGCGGACGCGGACCTGGACGCGGCCACGACGACCGCGATGCGCGCGTCGTTCGGGCACTCCGGCCAGATGTGCACGGCCGGCAGCCGGCTGCTGGTGCAGCGCTCGATCCTGGACGAGATGACCTCCCGGCTCACGGCCGCGACGCTGAAGGTGCCGGTCGGCAACGGCCTGGACGGCGGGATCTCGGTCGGGCCGCTGGTCTCCGAGGAGCAGCGGCAGATCGTGCTCGCCTACATCGAGAAGGGCCGCGCCGAGGGTGCCACCGTGGTCGCCGGCGGCGGCGTGCCGGACCGGCCGGGCTACTTCGTCGAGCCGACGCTGTTCACCGGCGTCACCAACGACATGACGATCGCGCGCGAGGAGATCTTCGGGCCGGTCGCCGGTGTGATCGCGTTCGAGGACGAGGAGGAGGCGCTCGCCATCGCGAATGACACCGGGTACGGCCTCGCGGCCGGCGTCTGGACGCGGGACCTGTCGCGCGCGCACCGGATGGCGGCCCGGCTTCACGCGGGCACGGTCTGGGTGAACACCTACAACATCTTCGACCCGGCGCTGTCCTTCGGCGGCGTCGGCGACTCCGGGATGGGCCGCGACCTCGGCGACGAGGCCCTGCACGCCTTCTGCGAATCCAAGGGCATCGTCATCGCTCTGTGA
- a CDS encoding glutamine synthetase family protein, producing the protein MPSVDARPVAEGGGGWDARPMLAADRGGFIDRHGLWTQAHHAAAGQLRRVIDELGLELVRFSFADQHGVLHGKTLTRAAVPSALRSGLTAPSSLLLKDSSGRSAFPVFTPDAQAGFAGAGDVVLVPDPTTFRVLPWAEKTGWVLCDLRFPDGSPVPFCTRSMLREQIDKLGDHGYDMTVGVELEFHVFRAEEAAFAADRVGGPGAPGRPPRVGPVSGGAQLLHEEGLDRVDDVVQLLQRGLTTLDLPLRSIELEFGPSQLEITMQAGSARDAADQVVLARSAIRQICRRAGYHATFMSRPAGTATASTGWHLHQSLRERATGRTAFDPGPDETLMSSTARHWLGGLLAHAPAAAAFTTPTVNGYKRYLPFSLAPDRVLWGADNKGAMVRVVGGGTDSGARLENRSGEPAANPYLYIASQVVSGLDGLKHATDPGPPTENPYAADAVRLPRSLGAAVDALEADLVFADAFGARTIDWYAKLKRDEFARYLAHVSDWEQREYFDLF; encoded by the coding sequence ATGCCTAGCGTGGACGCGCGGCCGGTCGCGGAGGGCGGTGGCGGCTGGGACGCGCGCCCGATGCTGGCCGCGGACCGCGGCGGCTTCATCGATCGGCACGGTCTGTGGACGCAGGCACACCATGCGGCGGCCGGCCAGCTCCGCCGCGTGATCGACGAGCTGGGCCTGGAGCTGGTCCGGTTCTCCTTCGCGGACCAGCACGGCGTGCTGCACGGCAAGACGCTGACCCGCGCGGCCGTCCCGAGCGCGCTCCGGTCCGGCCTCACCGCGCCCAGCTCGCTGCTGCTCAAGGACTCGTCCGGCCGGTCCGCGTTCCCGGTCTTCACGCCGGACGCGCAGGCGGGCTTCGCCGGCGCCGGCGACGTGGTGCTGGTCCCGGACCCGACCACGTTCCGCGTGCTGCCCTGGGCGGAGAAGACCGGCTGGGTCCTCTGCGACCTGCGCTTCCCGGACGGCTCCCCGGTGCCGTTCTGCACCCGCTCGATGCTTCGCGAACAGATCGACAAGCTCGGCGACCACGGGTACGACATGACGGTCGGCGTCGAGCTGGAGTTCCACGTGTTCCGCGCCGAGGAGGCGGCCTTCGCCGCCGACCGGGTGGGCGGGCCGGGCGCGCCCGGTCGTCCGCCGCGGGTCGGCCCGGTCAGCGGCGGCGCGCAACTGCTGCACGAGGAGGGCCTGGACCGCGTCGACGACGTCGTCCAGCTGCTGCAACGCGGCCTGACCACGCTGGACCTGCCGCTGCGCTCGATCGAGCTGGAGTTCGGCCCGAGCCAGCTGGAGATCACCATGCAGGCCGGCAGCGCGCGGGACGCGGCCGACCAGGTGGTGCTGGCGCGCAGCGCGATCCGGCAGATCTGCCGGCGGGCCGGCTACCACGCCACGTTCATGTCCCGCCCGGCCGGCACCGCGACCGCGTCCACCGGCTGGCACCTGCACCAGTCGTTGCGCGAGCGCGCGACCGGGCGGACCGCGTTCGACCCCGGGCCGGACGAGACGCTGATGTCCAGCACGGCCCGGCACTGGCTGGGCGGGCTGCTCGCGCACGCACCGGCCGCGGCCGCGTTCACCACGCCGACCGTGAACGGCTACAAGCGCTACCTGCCGTTCTCGCTCGCGCCGGACCGGGTGCTGTGGGGCGCGGACAACAAGGGCGCGATGGTCCGCGTGGTGGGCGGCGGCACCGACTCGGGCGCACGCCTGGAGAACCGGTCCGGCGAGCCCGCGGCCAACCCGTACCTCTACATCGCCTCGCAGGTGGTCAGCGGTCTGGACGGGCTGAAGCACGCGACCGACCCGGGGCCGCCGACCGAGAACCCCTACGCCGCGGACGCGGTCCGGCTGCCGCGGTCGCTCGGCGCGGCCGTGGACGCGCTGGAGGCGGATCTCGTCTTCGCCGACGCGTTCGGGGCCCGCACGATCGACTGGTACGCCAAGCTCAAGCGTGACGAGTTCGCCCGCTACCTGGCGCACGTCTCCGACTGGGAGCAGCGCGAATACTTCGACCTGTTCTGA
- a CDS encoding aromatic ring-hydroxylating dioxygenase subunit alpha, protein MLKREDNERVTRSGPGTPLGRLLRAYWQPAALVSEMTPDRQVKPVRLLGEDLVLFRKPDNSWALVGRFCAHRGVDLAFARHEEGGLRCLYHGWLYGADGQCKEQPAEPAHSRFAERIRIPAYPCVEKNGIVFAYLGEGDPPPFPWYDAFQAPDEYTFAFKGLWECNWLQGLEGGIDPSHVSFLHRFIDEDPREVYGQQFSEIVEGTGQKLSKLVGDSYRPDIEVEEAEHGLRVYALRQLTEDIKHVRITNLVFPNAFVVPFGTSKVFIQWHVPIDDHHHYWYMIWYDFAERTDRDTLLQQRLTEVSLPDYRPLRNRTNNWGYDPGEQRDLTYTGMGLDINVHDQWAVESMGAIQDRTTERLGVSDRAVTANRRMLLRAIDAFEQGGTIPARPAGDADAQQLTGPLAVDTIAPNDGWEDTWRQREAERRAASPWASPRKDRADA, encoded by the coding sequence GTGCTCAAGCGCGAGGACAACGAACGCGTCACCCGGAGCGGGCCCGGCACCCCGCTCGGAAGACTCCTGCGGGCCTACTGGCAGCCGGCCGCACTCGTCTCCGAGATGACGCCGGACCGGCAGGTCAAGCCGGTCCGGCTGCTCGGCGAGGACCTCGTGCTGTTCCGCAAGCCCGACAACAGCTGGGCCCTGGTCGGCCGGTTCTGCGCGCACCGGGGCGTGGACCTCGCCTTCGCCCGGCACGAGGAGGGCGGCCTGCGCTGCCTCTACCACGGCTGGCTCTACGGCGCGGACGGCCAGTGCAAGGAGCAGCCGGCCGAGCCCGCGCACAGCCGGTTCGCCGAGCGGATCCGCATCCCGGCGTACCCGTGCGTGGAGAAGAACGGCATCGTCTTCGCCTACCTCGGCGAGGGCGATCCGCCGCCGTTCCCGTGGTACGACGCGTTCCAGGCCCCGGACGAGTACACGTTCGCGTTCAAGGGCCTGTGGGAGTGCAACTGGCTGCAGGGCCTGGAGGGCGGCATCGACCCGAGCCACGTGAGCTTCCTGCACCGGTTCATCGACGAGGACCCGCGCGAGGTGTACGGCCAGCAGTTCAGCGAGATCGTCGAGGGCACCGGGCAGAAGCTGTCGAAGCTGGTCGGCGACTCCTACCGGCCGGACATCGAGGTCGAGGAGGCCGAGCACGGCCTGCGCGTCTACGCGTTGCGGCAGCTCACGGAGGACATCAAGCACGTCCGGATCACCAACCTGGTGTTCCCGAACGCGTTCGTGGTGCCGTTCGGCACCAGCAAGGTCTTCATCCAGTGGCACGTGCCGATCGACGACCACCACCACTACTGGTACATGATCTGGTACGACTTCGCGGAGCGGACCGACCGGGACACCCTGCTCCAGCAGCGCCTCACCGAGGTCTCGCTCCCCGACTACCGGCCACTGCGAAACAGGACCAACAACTGGGGGTACGACCCGGGCGAGCAGCGCGACCTCACGTACACCGGCATGGGGTTGGACATCAACGTCCACGACCAGTGGGCGGTGGAGAGCATGGGCGCGATCCAGGACCGCACCACCGAGCGCCTCGGTGTCTCGGACCGCGCGGTCACCGCGAACCGCCGCATGCTGCTCCGCGCGATCGACGCGTTCGAGCAGGGCGGCACGATCCCGGCCCGCCCGGCCGGTGACGCGGACGCACAACAGCTGACCGGCCCGCTCGCGGTCGACACGATCGCGCCGAACGACGGCTGGGAGGACACCTGGCGGCAGCGCGAGGCCGAGCGCCGCGCGGCGTCCCCGTGGGCGTCCCCGCGGAAGGACCGCGCCGATGCCTAG
- a CDS encoding SDR family NAD(P)-dependent oxidoreductase: MLITGSSTGIGQAAAVALIAQGHEVVLHARNEERARQAEAAAKGAIGVAIGDLSTLAGTHELALQAEKFGAFDTVVLNAGLGTFVNPERRVTDDGNELIFQVNTLSSYLLTALLPRPKRLIFTSSALAGAGVLDLDDPNYERRPYQPREAYCSTKLHLVLLALAFGRHWEGTESIAFDPGWVSTQMTRSNGDDAPLTPEHAGARLARLAIMEKSATSYDTERAWRPGDREHDHRNQEELLAVCAKLTGVTI, from the coding sequence GTGCTGATAACCGGATCGTCGACCGGGATCGGGCAGGCGGCGGCGGTGGCGTTGATCGCGCAGGGCCACGAGGTGGTGCTGCACGCACGGAACGAGGAGCGCGCGCGGCAGGCGGAGGCGGCGGCGAAGGGCGCGATCGGCGTGGCGATCGGCGACCTGTCCACGCTGGCCGGGACGCACGAGCTGGCGCTTCAGGCGGAGAAGTTCGGCGCGTTCGACACGGTGGTGCTGAACGCGGGTCTCGGCACGTTCGTCAATCCGGAGCGCCGGGTGACCGACGACGGAAACGAGCTGATCTTCCAGGTCAACACGCTGTCGTCGTACCTGCTGACCGCGCTGCTGCCCCGGCCGAAGCGGCTGATCTTCACCTCGTCCGCGCTGGCGGGCGCGGGCGTGCTGGATCTGGACGACCCGAACTACGAGCGGCGGCCGTACCAGCCGCGGGAGGCGTACTGCTCCACGAAGCTGCACCTGGTGCTGCTGGCGCTGGCGTTCGGCCGGCACTGGGAGGGGACGGAGAGCATCGCGTTCGACCCGGGCTGGGTGTCCACCCAGATGACGCGCAGCAACGGTGACGACGCGCCGCTGACGCCGGAGCACGCCGGCGCGCGGCTGGCCCGGCTGGCGATCATGGAGAAGAGCGCGACCAGCTACGACACCGAGCGGGCCTGGCGGCCCGGCGACCGCGAGCACGACCACCGGAATCAGGAGGAACTGCTCGCTGTCTGCGCGAAGCTGACCGGCGTCACCATCTAG
- a CDS encoding PucR family transcriptional regulator produces MFPTVREILALDSVRHGLPSVLAGAALLDTPVRWVHVAEVPDIATLLRGGELVLSTGIGLPPSDDALCGFVAALAEVGAAGLVIELGRGRFASSLPRAMISEAARRSLPLIELRRTVRFVRITEAVHALIVDAQLTELRATEEIHQRFTELSVEGAEPSEVVHQAAVLSGCPVVLENLSRQVLAYDPAGERPEPLLDDWEQHSRRLQLPSRTFHAAGWLVTTVGARGQDWGRLLLRWPGPATPPSRLTILLERAASTLALGRLIRRDAEGLERQIHRTLLTALLDHSRPVDEVALRAKALGVPLERRHLIGVVVRFRSAPRDARDPRDPVDPADLADDIAARRRDPAAGNPVAARDVAAGGSTPLRDLAADGPTRLRDLAEAVSAALRDAGIEGLTSAVDDATVGALLALRSPADEDRALLLFAAALHRARGTDPGAVIVAAGTGAPTLREARRSLSEARQVADAARHDRRDVPVFRLPDVGLAGLLHLLRDEPRLQTFVERELGPLLAHDARHPREQLLGTLRAYLDNGRNKSAAAAATHLSRPAFYERLTRIARILNTDLDSVDTCLSLHVALLALTAIRER; encoded by the coding sequence GTGTTCCCGACCGTGCGCGAGATCCTGGCCCTGGACTCGGTCCGGCACGGCCTGCCGAGCGTGCTCGCCGGCGCGGCTCTGCTGGACACCCCGGTCCGCTGGGTGCACGTCGCCGAGGTGCCGGACATCGCCACCCTGCTGCGCGGCGGCGAGCTGGTGCTCAGCACCGGCATCGGACTGCCGCCGTCCGACGACGCGCTGTGCGGCTTCGTCGCCGCGCTCGCCGAGGTCGGCGCCGCCGGCCTGGTCATCGAGCTGGGCCGCGGCCGGTTCGCGTCGTCCCTGCCCCGCGCCATGATCTCCGAGGCGGCCCGCCGGTCGCTGCCGCTGATCGAGCTGCGGCGCACGGTGCGATTCGTCCGGATCACCGAGGCGGTGCACGCGCTGATCGTCGACGCGCAGCTGACCGAGCTCCGCGCGACCGAGGAGATCCACCAGCGCTTCACCGAGTTGTCCGTCGAGGGCGCGGAGCCGTCCGAGGTGGTCCACCAGGCCGCGGTCCTGTCCGGCTGCCCGGTGGTCCTGGAGAACCTGTCCCGGCAGGTCCTCGCCTACGACCCGGCAGGGGAACGGCCCGAGCCGCTGCTCGACGACTGGGAGCAGCACTCCCGCCGGCTGCAGCTGCCGTCCCGCACGTTCCACGCCGCGGGCTGGCTGGTGACCACGGTCGGCGCCCGCGGCCAGGACTGGGGCCGCCTGCTGCTGCGCTGGCCCGGCCCCGCGACGCCGCCGTCCCGCCTCACCATCCTGCTCGAACGCGCGGCTTCCACGCTGGCGCTGGGCCGCCTGATCCGCCGCGACGCGGAGGGTCTGGAACGCCAGATCCACCGCACGCTGCTGACCGCGCTACTGGACCATTCCCGGCCGGTCGACGAGGTGGCGCTGCGCGCGAAGGCGCTGGGCGTGCCGCTGGAGCGACGCCATCTGATCGGGGTGGTGGTGCGGTTCCGATCCGCGCCACGTGACGCGCGTGATCCGCGTGATCCGGTCGACCCGGCCGATCTCGCCGACGACATCGCGGCCCGCCGGCGTGATCCTGCCGCTGGTAACCCGGTGGCAGCGCGTGATGTCGCCGCTGGTGGGTCCACGCCCCTGCGCGATCTCGCCGCTGACGGCCCGACACGTCTCCGCGATCTGGCCGAGGCGGTCAGCGCGGCGCTGCGCGACGCCGGGATCGAAGGGCTGACCAGCGCCGTCGACGACGCCACGGTCGGTGCGCTACTGGCCCTGCGGTCACCGGCCGACGAGGATCGCGCCCTGCTCCTCTTCGCCGCCGCGCTGCATCGCGCCCGCGGCACCGACCCGGGCGCGGTCATCGTCGCCGCCGGCACCGGCGCCCCCACGCTCCGCGAGGCCCGCCGTTCCCTGAGCGAGGCCCGCCAGGTCGCCGACGCCGCCCGGCACGACCGCCGCGACGTCCCCGTCTTCCGCCTGCCCGACGTCGGCCTGGCCGGCCTCCTCCACCTGCTGCGCGACGAGCCCCGCCTGCAGACCTTCGTCGAGCGCGAGCTGGGCCCGCTGCTGGCCCACGACGCGAGACACCCGCGCGAACAGCTGCTGGGCACGCTGCGCGCCTACCTCGACAACGGCCGCAACAAGTCGGCCGCGGCCGCGGCCACCCACCTGTCGCGTCCCGCCTTCTACGAACGCCTGACCCGCATCGCCCGCATCCTCAACACCGACCTCGACTCCGTCGACACCTGCCTCTCCCTCCACGTCGCACTCCTCGCCCTGACCGCCATCCGCGAACGCTGA